A window from Crocosphaera sp. UHCC 0190 encodes these proteins:
- a CDS encoding type II toxin-antitoxin system HigB family toxin, with amino-acid sequence MRVINDQLLANFSAIYPEATVPLDTWLQVAKQARWKHLFDIKITWNRATDDVDGKTVFNIGGNKYRLIATINYKLGIVKIDYILTHQEYNRGNWKTNS; translated from the coding sequence ATGCGAGTAATCAACGACCAGTTGCTTGCTAACTTTAGCGCAATTTATCCAGAAGCAACCGTACCGTTGGATACTTGGTTGCAAGTTGCTAAACAAGCAAGATGGAAACATCTGTTTGATATTAAAATAACTTGGAATCGTGCAACAGATGATGTTGATGGTAAAACCGTCTTTAACATAGGAGGGAATAAATATCGATTAATTGCTACTATTAACTACAAATTAGGAATTGTAAAAATTGATTATATCTTAACCCATCAAGAATACAATAGAGGAAATTGGAAAACTAACAGTTAA
- a CDS encoding pentapeptide repeat-containing protein, translated as MMNIKELLSRYGAGQRDFRNINLIAANLRSVNLSGINLMGADLRGANLSKANLSHANLTDVSLKGANLTETNLISADLSGVDLSDLDLSQTRLSRTITAAQIDANLILK; from the coding sequence ATGATGAATATTAAAGAACTTTTAAGCCGATATGGTGCCGGACAGCGGGACTTTAGAAATATTAACCTGATTGCTGCCAACCTGAGAAGTGTCAATCTGAGTGGCATTAATTTAATGGGTGCCGATCTCAGAGGTGCGAATCTGAGTAAGGCGAATCTTAGCCATGCTAACTTAACAGATGTCAGTTTGAAAGGAGCCAATTTGACTGAAACAAATTTAATTTCAGCCGATCTCAGTGGGGTTGATTTAAGTGATTTAGATTTGAGTCAAACTCGTCTTTCGAGGACTATTACGGCTGCTCAGATAGATGCTAACTTAATCTTGAAATAG
- a CDS encoding phosphate ABC transporter substrate-binding protein encodes MTQKKETLITIVSLMITLGILGGGYWWFTHQNQGNLNNVLSSPTSDNQPATSDRPLPVPPSPASVTAFSPPTNVPKGTRVKIDGSTSMVLINQALKNRFEQQFPGTQVMTNAQGSSKGIQGLLEARIDLAAISRPLTAQEQQQGLVAIPIAQDAIAVVVGVNNPFRKGLTMMQVKDIFQGKITNWSELGRSPGRIEVINRPSVSGTRQTFAELVLNGENFGNTPNITTLDHDATTPILQRLGTNGISYATYAQVAEQQTVKTLSIDGLTPEASTYPYQRTLFYSYKNPPSEVVKAFLGYGTSPTGQQVIQDAQ; translated from the coding sequence ATGACGCAAAAAAAAGAAACCCTAATAACGATTGTATCCTTGATGATTACCCTAGGGATTCTTGGGGGGGGTTATTGGTGGTTTACCCATCAAAATCAAGGTAATCTCAACAATGTGTTATCTTCTCCTACTTCTGACAATCAACCCGCTACCTCTGATCGTCCCTTACCCGTTCCCCCTTCTCCCGCTTCAGTGACGGCCTTTAGTCCCCCGACTAATGTACCAAAGGGAACGAGGGTAAAAATTGATGGGTCTACCAGTATGGTATTAATCAATCAAGCCTTAAAAAATCGCTTTGAACAGCAATTTCCTGGCACTCAGGTGATGACGAATGCTCAAGGGTCAAGTAAGGGGATTCAAGGGCTACTAGAGGCGAGAATTGATCTGGCAGCTATTTCCCGTCCCTTAACGGCCCAGGAACAACAACAGGGGTTAGTGGCCATTCCCATTGCTCAAGATGCGATCGCCGTTGTGGTGGGAGTAAATAATCCTTTCCGTAAAGGGTTAACCATGATGCAGGTTAAGGATATTTTTCAAGGTAAGATTACTAATTGGTCAGAGCTAGGGCGATCGCCTGGTAGGATTGAGGTAATTAATCGGCCTTCGGTAAGTGGGACGCGACAAACCTTTGCTGAATTAGTCTTAAATGGGGAAAATTTTGGCAATACGCCCAATATTACGACTTTAGATCATGATGCGACTACACCGATTTTACAACGGTTAGGAACAAATGGCATAAGTTACGCTACCTATGCTCAAGTTGCGGAGCAACAAACGGTGAAAACCTTATCAATTGATGGGTTAACTCCTGAAGCTTCAACCTATCCCTATCAACGAACCTTATTTTATAGTTATAAAAATCCACCCTCTGAAGTTGTCAAAGCATTTTTAGGTTATGGGACTTCTCCCACGGGACAACAAGTGATTCAAGATGCTCAATAA
- a CDS encoding prevent-host-death protein: MTELLQQVITELKKLPPDQQDAIASRLMAELKEKQLAELRPITNNKPLRPFGLCAGEFTVPEDFDAPLPEDILSAFEGQ, from the coding sequence ATGACTGAACTTCTCCAACAAGTAATTACAGAACTCAAAAAACTTCCCCCAGATCAACAAGATGCGATCGCTTCCCGTTTGATGGCTGAACTAAAAGAGAAACAGCTTGCTGAACTTAGACCCATTACCAATAATAAACCATTACGACCATTTGGTTTATGTGCTGGAGAATTTACCGTTCCAGAAGATTTTGATGCTCCTTTACCAGAAGATATTCTCAGCGCATTTGAAGGTCAATGA
- a CDS encoding sulfite exporter TauE/SafE family protein: MLDNILVLIVSGLFSGLLAGILGIGGGTVLVPLLIALNHTPLQAVATSSLAIVITSLSGSIQNWRMGYFNWRQVILLGIPAIITAQLGVKVANYLPDYILLTAFGTFLIFNIFLGNLRRQLIFKNSDLSLSNFSIKMAGLLTGAMGGFLAGLFGIGGGVIMVPLQMLLLKTTIKVAIQTSLGVIVITSISSTIGHALRGNVLFLVGIILGLGGLVGAQISTRFLPRLPDKVVSFCFYGMLGILAVYIFIKAWMSYQ, from the coding sequence ATGCTAGATAATATTTTAGTCTTGATAGTTAGTGGGTTATTTTCAGGACTACTAGCAGGAATTTTAGGAATTGGTGGAGGAACGGTTTTAGTTCCTCTTTTAATTGCTCTCAACCATACCCCTTTACAAGCAGTGGCTACCAGTAGTTTAGCCATTGTGATTACATCTTTATCGGGAAGTATCCAAAATTGGCGCATGGGATACTTTAATTGGCGGCAAGTTATCTTATTAGGAATTCCTGCTATTATTACGGCTCAATTAGGAGTAAAAGTTGCTAATTATTTACCCGATTATATTTTACTAACTGCCTTTGGTACGTTCTTGATTTTTAATATCTTTTTAGGGAATTTACGCCGTCAATTAATTTTCAAAAATTCAGATTTATCTTTGTCTAACTTTTCAATAAAAATGGCAGGATTATTAACAGGTGCGATGGGAGGATTTCTAGCTGGTTTATTTGGTATTGGTGGCGGAGTTATTATGGTTCCTCTGCAAATGTTGTTATTAAAAACAACGATTAAAGTTGCTATTCAAACCAGTTTAGGCGTGATTGTGATTACTTCAATTTCTTCTACTATTGGTCATGCTTTGAGGGGTAATGTTTTATTTCTGGTTGGCATTATTTTGGGATTAGGGGGATTAGTTGGGGCGCAAATTAGCACCCGTTTTTTACCCAGATTACCTGATAAAGTTGTAAGCTTTTGTTTTTATGGAATGTTAGGAATTCTAGCAGTTTATATCTTTATTAAGGCTTGGATGAGTTATCAATAA
- a CDS encoding phospholipase D-like domain-containing protein: protein MATISFNDREKIKKFITPPPTDKGYVLNFSNNNFQEFIGSATELNIYEEGKYDNLGTSKANRLRSFLEKEPNAIAGKVLLKLVEYQKTLNPIYHSSEIKPDEIVEIANKLLQDSIDEEGDASGTVYFEKIRENILNELKQAEFTIWIAVAWFTDPCLFKCLIMKKLKGLNIQVIINDDQINNSSDLDYNQFETYKLPPLGVYSKNKMHHKFCIIDFKTVIHGSYNWTKAARYNGETIEISTGYEKAKQFSQEFMKLKLEGMN from the coding sequence ATGGCAACAATATCCTTTAATGATCGAGAAAAAATAAAAAAATTCATAACCCCACCACCTACCGACAAAGGTTATGTCCTAAATTTCTCCAATAATAATTTTCAGGAGTTTATAGGCTCCGCCACGGAACTCAATATTTATGAAGAGGGAAAATATGATAACCTTGGAACTTCTAAGGCAAATCGTCTACGCTCTTTTTTGGAGAAGGAACCTAATGCTATAGCAGGTAAGGTACTACTAAAATTAGTAGAGTATCAAAAAACTTTAAATCCTATTTATCATTCTTCAGAGATAAAACCTGATGAAATAGTAGAAATAGCAAATAAGCTGCTACAAGATAGCATAGATGAAGAAGGGGATGCTTCTGGAACAGTTTACTTTGAAAAGATCAGGGAGAATATTTTAAATGAACTGAAACAAGCTGAATTTACAATTTGGATAGCAGTAGCTTGGTTTACAGATCCTTGTCTGTTTAAATGTCTAATCATGAAAAAACTTAAAGGATTAAATATCCAAGTAATTATAAATGATGACCAGATTAATAACTCATCTGACTTAGACTATAATCAATTTGAAACTTATAAGTTGCCACCTTTAGGAGTTTACTCAAAAAATAAGATGCACCATAAATTTTGCATTATAGATTTCAAAACTGTTATTCATGGCTCTTATAATTGGACTAAAGCTGCAAGATATAATGGCGAAACGATAGAGATTTCAACTGGATATGAAAAGGCAAAACAATTCTCTCAAGAATTTATGAAACTTAAATTAGAAGGGATGAATTAA
- a CDS encoding type II toxin-antitoxin system VapC family toxin yields MSGTVYIETSIFGHLTARPTSNLIVAANIKITQDWWDQYRSTFTLYASEIVENEAAQGDRIIAAQRLDLLKSLRLLELTEEVFELSQGFLSQSNLPPKAANDALHMALATVYNLDYLLTWNCKHMANAQIQRKLAQISSDLGYLLPVICTPYELIGYNPEV; encoded by the coding sequence GTGAGTGGAACTGTCTATATTGAAACCAGTATTTTCGGTCATTTGACTGCTAGACCAACCAGTAATCTGATTGTTGCCGCTAATATCAAGATTACCCAAGATTGGTGGGATCAATACCGCAGCACATTTACACTTTACGCATCAGAGATCGTTGAAAATGAAGCAGCACAAGGCGATCGGATAATTGCTGCTCAACGGTTAGATCTGTTAAAGTCTTTAAGGCTGCTTGAATTGACGGAAGAGGTGTTTGAACTCTCTCAAGGGTTTCTGAGTCAAAGCAATTTACCCCCTAAAGCAGCCAACGATGCTTTACACATGGCACTTGCAACGGTCTATAACTTAGATTATTTGTTAACATGGAACTGCAAGCACATGGCAAATGCTCAGATTCAGCGTAAGTTAGCTCAAATTAGTTCCGATCTTGGCTATTTGTTGCCAGTCATTTGCACTCCCTATGAGCTTATTGGATATAATCCAGAGGTTTAG
- a CDS encoding N-acetylmuramoyl-L-alanine amidase has product MTKKLLGFTVSTLILLEGSIIGRSMAKNKPSLFLVYPPNNHQTSSDKIFLIGTASLPGDVTINGQRIQQSPQGHFAPTFPLRMGANQFTLRHNNKTINVTVTRLSSTPVIPQGAAFANNSLTPNQSIATLPNKQVCFGAIAAPNAQVSVSLANQTIPLLPQNNSVELPPNSAILTDSNNPIPSPITQYQGCTIFTTFGNLGTPIFQLNLNQKTVSQKGMGTVEILNPNQLTIIEVIADEGVARTGPSTDNSRLTPLPKGTIASVVGQTGEWLQLDYGGWIKQKETKVVPNLTSPNALIRSVKFQKNNQETQVIFPLTLPVPVTVTQENNQLILTLYNTTAQTDTIRLEYEPMIKSFSWQQVSPDKIEYRFDLTSNQQWGYNLKYEGTNLIFTLRHPPEIKPNSQQPLNNIKILLDPGHGGDELGSVGPNGYPEKSVNLTVSQLLKQELIKRGATVYLTRETDQTVSLEQRAEMMNRLQPAIALSIHYNALPDGGDAMNTSGISTFWYHPQAENLAKFLHDYLVTKANRPSYGVFWNNLALTRPQITPAVLLELGFMINPTEFEWVTNSQEQTILAQTLADGITEWFKQQATSSILDK; this is encoded by the coding sequence ATGACCAAAAAATTATTGGGATTTACTGTCTCAACCTTAATCCTTCTAGAAGGTAGCATTATTGGCCGTTCTATGGCTAAAAATAAACCTTCTTTATTTTTAGTTTATCCCCCTAATAATCATCAAACAAGTTCTGACAAAATTTTCTTAATTGGCACGGCTTCTCTCCCAGGAGATGTTACTATTAATGGTCAAAGAATTCAACAGAGTCCCCAAGGGCATTTTGCCCCAACTTTTCCCTTGAGAATGGGAGCAAATCAGTTTACATTACGCCACAATAATAAGACAATTAATGTCACCGTAACCCGCCTAAGTTCTACTCCGGTTATTCCTCAAGGGGCGGCCTTCGCTAATAATTCCTTAACTCCAAATCAGTCAATTGCAACCCTACCAAATAAGCAGGTTTGTTTTGGGGCGATCGCGGCTCCTAATGCTCAGGTTTCTGTGAGCCTCGCTAATCAAACGATTCCCTTATTGCCTCAAAATAATTCGGTGGAACTTCCTCCTAATTCTGCTATTCTGACCGATTCTAATAACCCCATTCCCTCCCCAATTACTCAGTATCAAGGCTGTACAATATTTACAACCTTTGGCAATTTAGGAACGCCGATTTTTCAACTTAATCTTAATCAGAAAACCGTGAGTCAAAAAGGGATGGGAACAGTCGAAATTTTGAATCCCAATCAATTAACAATTATTGAAGTGATAGCAGATGAAGGGGTTGCCAGAACTGGCCCTAGCACCGATAATTCACGCCTTACCCCCTTACCCAAGGGGACAATTGCCTCAGTAGTTGGTCAAACGGGGGAATGGTTACAGCTTGATTATGGGGGGTGGATTAAACAAAAGGAAACTAAAGTTGTACCAAATTTAACGTCCCCTAATGCCTTAATTAGAAGTGTTAAATTTCAAAAAAATAATCAAGAAACTCAAGTTATTTTTCCCTTAACCCTTCCCGTCCCTGTGACGGTGACTCAAGAAAATAATCAACTGATCCTTACTTTATATAATACCACAGCCCAAACTGACACCATTCGCCTTGAATATGAACCGATGATTAAAAGTTTTTCTTGGCAACAAGTCAGCCCCGATAAAATAGAATATCGCTTTGATTTAACCTCAAATCAACAGTGGGGATATAATTTAAAATATGAAGGCACTAACTTGATTTTTACCCTACGTCATCCCCCCGAAATAAAACCCAATAGTCAGCAACCTTTAAACAATATTAAGATCTTACTAGATCCCGGCCATGGGGGTGATGAATTAGGTTCAGTCGGCCCCAATGGTTATCCCGAAAAGTCTGTTAATTTAACCGTTTCTCAACTATTAAAACAGGAATTAATTAAACGAGGGGCTACGGTTTACCTCACGAGAGAAACGGATCAAACGGTGTCTTTAGAACAACGGGCAGAAATGATGAATCGCCTTCAACCCGCGATCGCCCTTTCTATTCATTATAATGCCTTACCCGATGGAGGGGATGCCATGAATACGTCGGGAATTAGTACCTTTTGGTATCATCCCCAAGCTGAAAACTTAGCAAAATTTCTTCATGATTACTTAGTCACAAAGGCCAATCGCCCCTCCTATGGGGTATTCTGGAATAATCTCGCTTTAACCCGTCCCCAGATAACTCCGGCCGTTTTATTAGAATTAGGTTTTATGATCAATCCGACAGAATTTGAATGGGTAACAAATTCTCAGGAGCAAACTATTCTTGCTCAAACCCTAGCCGATGGGATTACAGAATGGTTTAAACAACAAGCAACTTCATCAATTCTTGACAAATAG
- the rpsU gene encoding 30S ribosomal protein S21 yields MTQVVVGQNEPIESALRRFKRQVAKAGIYTDYKKHQFFETPQEKRKRKEATRRRQRSRRR; encoded by the coding sequence ATGACCCAAGTAGTCGTTGGTCAAAACGAACCCATCGAATCTGCGTTACGTCGGTTTAAACGGCAGGTTGCTAAAGCTGGAATCTACACAGACTATAAAAAGCACCAATTTTTTGAAACGCCACAGGAAAAACGGAAGCGCAAAGAAGCAACTCGGCGGAGACAGCGATCGCGCAGACGTTAA
- a CDS encoding type II toxin-antitoxin system VapC family toxin, which yields MRILLDTHIFLWFISGNNRLSIDVRDCIRDSDNEIYLSVVSIWECIVKYQLGKLPLPDSPEIYLPKERNRHQIVNLDLDEKSVIQLAQLPPLHRDPFDRMLICQALQNGLTIATIDEAIRAYQVSTL from the coding sequence ATGAGGATTTTACTAGATACCCATATTTTTCTCTGGTTTATTAGTGGTAACAATCGTTTATCAATAGATGTTCGTGACTGTATTCGTGATTCAGATAACGAAATTTACTTGAGCGTTGTTTCCATTTGGGAATGTATTGTTAAATATCAATTAGGTAAGCTACCATTACCAGACTCACCTGAAATTTATTTACCAAAAGAGCGTAATCGTCATCAAATTGTTAACCTTGATTTAGATGAAAAAAGTGTTATTCAATTAGCTCAACTACCACCTTTACATCGTGATCCATTTGATAGAATGCTCATCTGTCAAGCTTTACAAAATGGCCTGACAATTGCAACAATAGATGAAGCAATTCGTGCTTACCAGGTCAGCACTTTATAG
- a CDS encoding response regulator transcription factor, whose product MRTILVADDSTAQRELIAGLLIENGFSVTTAINGAEALEKLASLSPDLIILDVVMPKLNGYQTCRSIKTDPKTEHIPVILCSTKSTQVDHYWGLKQGADAYIVKPFPASELLGTVKQLLRNS is encoded by the coding sequence ATGCGAACCATTTTAGTGGCCGATGATAGCACCGCCCAGCGAGAATTAATCGCTGGTTTATTGATAGAAAATGGCTTTTCTGTGACGACAGCAATTAATGGGGCTGAAGCGTTAGAAAAGTTAGCCTCCCTGTCTCCTGATTTGATTATTTTAGATGTGGTGATGCCAAAACTAAATGGCTATCAAACTTGTCGCAGCATTAAAACTGATCCGAAAACAGAGCATATTCCGGTGATTCTTTGTTCAACAAAAAGTACACAAGTCGATCATTATTGGGGATTAAAACAAGGAGCAGATGCTTATATCGTTAAGCCGTTTCCTGCCAGTGAATTATTGGGAACAGTTAAGCAGTTATTGAGGAATTCTTAG
- a CDS encoding Uma2 family endonuclease: MTQTRSKLVTFKQFIEWYPSNGVRYELHKGVIIEMPPPTGEHENVVGFLAAQITFQFLQMGLPFRIPKTAFIKIQSNNSSYSPDILLLNHDNLVNEPLWSKQSTVVQAASIPIAVEVVSTNWRDDYYDKLRDYEDMGIPEYWIVDYAALGGKRFTGNPKQPTITICELVEGDYQMTVFRGNNFIASPLFPQLNLTAQQIFDSAL, from the coding sequence ATGACCCAAACCCGATCCAAGTTAGTAACCTTTAAACAATTTATCGAATGGTACCCCTCAAACGGGGTAAGATACGAACTACATAAAGGAGTCATCATAGAAATGCCACCCCCAACTGGCGAACACGAAAATGTTGTTGGATTTTTGGCGGCACAGATAACCTTCCAGTTCTTGCAAATGGGGCTTCCGTTTCGTATCCCCAAAACTGCCTTTATCAAAATTCAGAGCAATAATTCAAGCTATTCTCCCGACATTTTGCTATTAAATCATGACAATCTCGTTAATGAACCTCTGTGGAGCAAGCAATCGACTGTTGTTCAAGCTGCATCTATCCCAATAGCCGTTGAAGTTGTTAGCACTAACTGGCGAGACGATTACTACGACAAGTTAAGGGACTACGAAGACATGGGAATTCCTGAGTATTGGATTGTGGACTATGCCGCACTCGGTGGCAAAAGATTTACTGGTAATCCTAAACAACCAACTATTACAATTTGCGAATTAGTTGAGGGAGATTATCAAATGACTGTATTTAGGGGAAATAATTTTATTGCATCGCCTTTATTTCCCCAACTCAACCTGACAGCACAACAAATTTTTGATTCGGCTTTGTAG
- a CDS encoding transcriptional regulator, with protein MMTQDYINLLTTVQPKPIHTEQEKQKMLKQVDQLMAIDENELTLEQENLLELLAILIEDYESRTVQMPQKASPNEILIELMESNDLKQKDLLDIFGSKGIISEVVNQKRSISKSQAKALGERFNVSPALFI; from the coding sequence ATGATGACTCAAGATTACATTAATCTTCTAACCACAGTACAACCTAAACCAATTCACACAGAACAAGAAAAACAGAAAATGTTAAAACAAGTCGATCAACTCATGGCGATTGACGAAAATGAGTTGACATTAGAACAAGAAAACTTGCTTGAACTATTAGCAATCTTGATTGAAGATTATGAAAGTAGAACTGTTCAAATGCCCCAAAAAGCTTCTCCTAATGAAATTCTGATTGAACTCATGGAAAGCAATGATCTTAAACAAAAAGATCTCTTAGACATTTTTGGTTCAAAAGGGATTATTTCTGAAGTGGTTAATCAAAAAAGAAGTATCAGCAAAAGTCAAGCAAAAGCTCTAGGAGAAAGATTTAATGTATCCCCGGCACTTTTTATCTAA
- the rpsU gene encoding 30S ribosomal protein S21: MTQIIRGENEGIESALRRFKRQVSKAGIFPDMKKHRHFETPIEKRKRKALAKQRQRKRNYR, translated from the coding sequence ATGACCCAAATTATTCGTGGTGAAAATGAGGGTATTGAATCAGCCCTACGTCGTTTTAAAAGACAAGTGAGTAAAGCGGGAATTTTTCCCGATATGAAGAAACATCGTCATTTTGAAACCCCTATAGAAAAGCGTAAACGAAAAGCCCTCGCTAAACAGCGACAACGGAAAAGAAATTATCGCTAA
- a CDS encoding elongation factor G — protein sequence MTHKVLENVRNVAIVGPYSSGKTTLLESLLSVSGAITRKGSIKDGNTVSDSSPEARERQMSVEVSAASTTHDTIEFTFLDCPGSIEFAQETYNALVGAGAAIVVCEPVIDRLLTLAPLLKFLDDWEIPHLIFINKMDRFKDSFMDVLHALKDVSTRPVLPQQYPIRQDRELVGYIDLITEQAYHYHAGSPADPVPLPERLKAEEQAARHEMLEVLADFDDHLLEELIEDIEPPQAEILKDLKQDLGADLIVPVFFGIAEQDYGVRPLLNALCKEAPAPTITAERRGLKSTTEAETLVQVLKTYFTPQGGQLSLVRVWQGELTDGMSLNGVRASGIYRLMGQQQKSVQRASVGDIVAIGRLESIKTGDTLSSQAQPSEVLPKAAILEPVYALAVTPEHRKDEVKLSGALGKLMEEDPSLYWEHHGDTKEVILWGQGEIHLRVALDRLRRKYNLPMSTHLPQTPYKETIRQGHKVHGRYKHQTGGHGAFGDVHLEIKPLARGEGFHFHQTIVGGVVPKQYIPGVEMGVKEYLDHGPLGFPVVDVDVTLTDGSYHAVDSSEQAFKQAARIAMTEGMPLCHPILLEPILSVVVSAPAECTSKVLQLVSGRRGQILGYESLAQWKGWDQVSAYLPQAEMHNFIVELRSLTMGVGTFTWNYDHLQEVPDKVTSNVLAANGNGKN from the coding sequence ATGACCCACAAAGTTTTGGAAAATGTTAGGAATGTGGCCATCGTGGGCCCTTATTCAAGCGGCAAAACCACCCTACTCGAAAGCTTACTCTCGGTAAGTGGTGCCATTACCCGTAAAGGAAGTATTAAAGATGGTAACACCGTCAGCGATAGTTCCCCAGAAGCGAGAGAACGGCAAATGAGTGTGGAAGTTTCTGCCGCAAGTACCACCCACGACACCATTGAATTCACCTTTCTTGACTGTCCCGGTTCCATCGAATTTGCCCAAGAAACCTATAATGCTTTAGTAGGTGCAGGTGCGGCCATTGTAGTTTGTGAACCCGTGATCGATCGCCTGTTAACCCTGGCCCCCTTGTTAAAATTTTTGGACGACTGGGAAATTCCCCATCTAATTTTTATCAACAAAATGGATCGATTTAAAGACAGTTTTATGGACGTTCTTCACGCCCTCAAAGATGTCTCAACCCGTCCCGTTTTACCCCAACAATATCCCATTCGTCAAGATCGAGAATTAGTGGGATATATTGATCTAATCACCGAACAAGCCTATCATTATCATGCAGGTAGTCCCGCCGATCCCGTTCCTCTCCCTGAACGCCTCAAAGCAGAAGAACAAGCGGCCCGCCATGAAATGTTAGAAGTCTTAGCGGACTTTGATGATCATCTTTTAGAAGAATTAATTGAAGATATTGAACCGCCTCAAGCAGAAATTCTCAAAGATTTAAAACAGGATCTAGGTGCTGATTTAATTGTTCCCGTCTTCTTTGGTATTGCGGAACAAGACTATGGGGTGAGGCCTTTACTCAATGCCTTATGTAAAGAAGCCCCGGCCCCTACTATTACGGCCGAACGTCGCGGCTTAAAATCCACGACTGAAGCGGAAACCTTAGTACAGGTTCTCAAAACTTATTTTACTCCCCAAGGGGGCCAACTTTCCTTAGTCAGAGTATGGCAAGGAGAACTAACTGATGGTATGTCCCTAAATGGCGTTCGGGCCAGTGGTATTTATCGGTTGATGGGACAACAACAAAAGTCTGTACAACGGGCTTCTGTGGGGGATATTGTGGCTATTGGACGCTTAGAAAGTATTAAAACAGGAGACACCCTATCCAGTCAAGCCCAACCCAGTGAAGTGTTACCCAAAGCGGCTATTTTAGAACCTGTGTATGCGTTAGCTGTGACCCCAGAACATCGCAAAGATGAGGTGAAACTGAGTGGGGCTTTAGGTAAACTGATGGAAGAAGATCCCTCCTTGTATTGGGAACATCATGGAGACACCAAGGAAGTGATTCTGTGGGGACAGGGAGAGATTCATTTACGGGTAGCGTTAGATCGGTTGCGTCGTAAATATAACCTGCCTATGTCCACTCATTTACCCCAAACTCCCTACAAAGAAACCATCCGTCAAGGTCATAAAGTCCATGGCCGCTATAAACATCAAACGGGAGGTCATGGGGCCTTTGGAGATGTTCATTTAGAGATTAAACCTTTGGCCAGGGGTGAGGGTTTCCACTTCCATCAAACTATTGTGGGGGGTGTTGTACCAAAACAATACATTCCTGGGGTAGAAATGGGGGTTAAAGAGTATTTAGACCATGGCCCCTTGGGTTTCCCTGTGGTGGATGTAGATGTGACTTTAACGGACGGTTCCTATCATGCGGTGGATAGTTCAGAACAGGCGTTTAAACAAGCGGCCCGCATTGCTATGACGGAGGGAATGCCTTTATGTCATCCGATCTTATTAGAACCCATTTTATCAGTGGTGGTGTCTGCTCCTGCGGAATGTACTTCAAAAGTGTTGCAGTTGGTGAGTGGACGACGGGGCCAAATTCTTGGTTATGAGAGTTTAGCCCAATGGAAAGGATGGGATCAGGTGAGTGCTTATTTACCTCAAGCTGAGATGCACAATTTTATTGTTGAATTGCGATCGCTGACGATGGGTGTAGGTACGTTTACCTGGAATTATGACCATTTACAAGAAGTTCCTGATAAGGTGACAAGTAATGTTTTAGCTGCCAATGGTAACGGGAAAAATTAA
- a CDS encoding RNA-binding protein: protein MSIYVGNLSYEVTQDDLEQVFAEYGTVSRVQLPLDRETGKMRGFGFVEMKTEAEEDAAIEALDGAEWMGRSLKVNKAKPREDRKSPGRGGSTRRY, encoded by the coding sequence ATGTCAATTTACGTCGGTAACTTATCCTATGAGGTAACACAAGATGACCTCGAACAAGTTTTTGCAGAATACGGCACAGTAAGTCGCGTTCAACTTCCTTTGGATCGGGAAACAGGCAAAATGAGAGGTTTTGGTTTTGTCGAAATGAAAACAGAAGCAGAGGAAGATGCCGCCATTGAAGCCCTAGATGGGGCTGAATGGATGGGACGTTCTCTGAAGGTTAATAAAGCGAAGCCGAGAGAAGACAGAAAAAGCCCTGGCCGGGGGGGTTCTACTCGTCGCTATTAA